The sequence TGTGATTGGCCTTTTGATTGATTTTTGGTTACTGGTCGTCTTTAATGATTACGCTCCCGAGATGCTGATGAATCAGGTGTTCACCCTTGCTTCAGGTATTTTGACAATGGGACTTGGAATTGCGATTTACTTACAGGCTAAATTCCCTGCTAGCCCTATGGATACACTTATGGTGGCCATCCATACGCGTTTCGGATTAAATCTTCGTAATTCGCGAATCATCAGTGAAGGATTTGCCCTGTCACTGGCATTCCTGTTTAAGGGAGATATCGGAATCGGTACGATCATTGTTACGCTCCTATTAGGATTCGTGGTTCAATATAGCTTCCCGGTTTTCGAACAGCTCTTTGAAAGAAAATCATTGGGTAAAGCAGCCGTCTCTGCTGACTAATCAATAATAAAAAAGCAATCTTCCAAGTGGGAGATTGCTTTTTTATTATTGATATATTTTGGCTCATCCTGAATGAGGGGTGGTTCGTGCCCGGCTCCAATTGTTCTGTTTACGTGGAACTTAATCCCCCTTTAGAATTCAAGAGCTCATTGATACGCTTTCTCTGGCTCTTATTTGCAAGCACATAAAGTGTATCATTTGCTTTGATGACAGTGTCACCCATTGGAGTGATCAGTTCATTGTTGCGGATAACCGCTGAAATCAATGTTTTCTCAGGCAGATTGATGTCCTTGATCGCCTTGTTTGTAATATAGGCATCGTCGTTGATGAGAACTTCGAGCATTTCATTGTTTGTTTTACCGATTGAAACGAGTTCTATGCTGTGAGCGATTGGCGGTTTTTCTTCCCCAGCAAGATTCAGATAGTTGGCTAAAGGTGAGATGGTCGTTCCTTGTATCAGAGCGGATAGAAGAACAACGAAAAACACGACGTTGAAGATGACTTCATTGTTTTCGATATTGGCAACCATTGGATACGTTGCCAATACGATTGGTACCGCGCCCTTCAAACCTGCCCATGAGATGAAGAACTTTTCTTTAATGGAGAAACTCTTTGCCAGGGCAAGACTTAGATACACTCCCAGTGGTCTCGCTACTACAATCAATAGAATCGATAGGACGATCCCTTGCCACGCAATGCTTGGCAAATGCTGAGGGAAAACCAATAATCCGAGCAGGATAAACATGACGATTTGCATCATCCACGCAAACCCTTCATTAAAACGGACAATGGAATGTCGATAGGTCAATTCCTGATTCCCTACTACGATCGCCATGATATAGACAGCTAATAGACCACTCGCTTCAAGAATGCTGGTAAATGCGTAAGTGAAGATAGCCAGTGAAATGGACAGAACAGGATACAAACCGGATGAATCAAGATTGATCCGATTAATGATCCACACAGATGCCCATCCAAGCGCCAGCCCAAGTACCAGGCCCATACCCATTTGCCAAAAAAAGCTTAAAATCAAGGTAGCAGGATTTAATCCGGGAAATTGGATCAATTGCAAAAAAGCTACCGTCAAAAAGATTGCCATCGGATCGTTACTGCCTGATTCAGCTTCCAGTGTAGAAGAAATTTTCGGTTTGATGTTTTTGTTGCCTAAAACGGAGAAAACCGCTGCAGCGTCCGTCGAACCAACGATTGCCCCAAATAACATCCCTTCCAGCCAGCTTACATCGAGGATGAACTTTGCTGCCACCCCAATCGAAAGTGTGGTCACAATGACTCCAATGGTTGCCAGTGATAATGAAGGTTTATAGACACTTTTCACATTGCTCCATTTTGTCTGAAGTCCACCTTCAAACAAAATGATGATTAAAGCAAGTGTTCCGATGAATTGTGTCATTGGAGCATTATCGAAGAAGAAATATGTATTTAGTACCATACCTACGATGATAAATAATATAAGTGAGGGGACGCCTAATCTGGTGGAGAACTTGGCGGTTATGACACCGACTAAAAGCAAGAGGCCAAGCAGTAAAGTCAAATTATCAATGGTGATTTCCATTTTTTATCGCCTCTTATTCATGAAGATTATTCACTTTTATTATATTATATTGTGAATACCGTAACAATTAAAAAGCCTCTTCTCTCTTCTATTCAGCAATAATATTCCCATTAGTCGTTTAGGGATACCTTCTCTTCTTAACTAGGGATGGCTGGCTTCGCCTATAAACAAAAATAAGACTCCATGAACATCCACAGAGTCTTATCACTAATTGCAATTATTTCTTCATGACACCTTTTAAAACAAAGGCGACGTTGGCTGGT is a genomic window of Rossellomorea sp. y25 containing:
- a CDS encoding potassium/proton antiporter, which encodes MEITIDNLTLLLGLLLLVGVITAKFSTRLGVPSLILFIIVGMVLNTYFFFDNAPMTQFIGTLALIIILFEGGLQTKWSNVKSVYKPSLSLATIGVIVTTLSIGVAAKFILDVSWLEGMLFGAIVGSTDAAAVFSVLGNKNIKPKISSTLEAESGSNDPMAIFLTVAFLQLIQFPGLNPATLILSFFWQMGMGLVLGLALGWASVWIINRINLDSSGLYPVLSISLAIFTYAFTSILEASGLLAVYIMAIVVGNQELTYRHSIVRFNEGFAWMMQIVMFILLGLLVFPQHLPSIAWQGIVLSILLIVVARPLGVYLSLALAKSFSIKEKFFISWAGLKGAVPIVLATYPMVANIENNEVIFNVVFFVVLLSALIQGTTISPLANYLNLAGEEKPPIAHSIELVSIGKTNNEMLEVLINDDAYITNKAIKDINLPEKTLISAVIRNNELITPMGDTVIKANDTLYVLANKSQRKRINELLNSKGGLSST